From the genome of Dickeya aquatica, one region includes:
- a CDS encoding YacC family pilotin-like protein, producing MKHSALVLLLLSLLGFSSASQALNDFEAEDLADLTAIFVYLKNNCGYKDLPNDQIRHALVGFAQQNRWDLSNYSQFDMIALGEASYRDLSGIAIATPKKCQSLARNSLSLLATP from the coding sequence ATGAAACACTCCGCGCTGGTGCTGCTCTTGCTCTCGCTGTTGGGCTTCTCCTCCGCCAGTCAGGCATTGAATGATTTTGAGGCTGAAGACTTGGCTGACCTGACTGCTATTTTTGTCTATCTGAAAAACAACTGCGGCTATAAAGATCTTCCCAACGATCAAATTCGCCATGCGCTGGTCGGTTTTGCCCAGCAAAATCGCTGGGATTTAAGTAACTATAGCCAATTTGACATGATAGCGCTGGGCGAAGCCAGCTACCGGGACTTAAGCGGTATCGCGATTGCCACGCCGAAAAAATGTCAGTCACTGGCGCGCAACTCACTGAGTCTGCTCGCAACCCCGTAA